GGAGAGCATGCTGCTCGTACTCTCGGACGGCCTCGGCAGCGGCGTGAAGGCCAATATCCTTTCGACGCTGACCTCGAAGATCATCTCCACGATGATCAGCCGCGGCGCTTCGATCGAGGACACGGTGGACACCATCGCGCATACGCTGCCGGTCTGCAAGGTGCGCGGCATCGCCTACTCCACCTTCATGATCCTCAACATCCAGAGGGACGGCAAGGGCTATCTCGCGGAGTACGACAACCCTCCCTGTATGCTGATACGCGGCGGCCACCACATCCCCTTTGAATATGAGGAGAAGACTATCGGCGGCAAGCTGGTGCGCGAGAGCCGCTTCACAGCGCAGGAGGGCGATTATTTCGTCATCGTCAGCGACGGCGTGACGCAGGCCGGCATGGGCGAGACTCTTTCATTCGGCTGGGGCTGCGACGAGGTGGCGGATTTTCTCTGCGGACCATGCGGGGAGAGGCTCTCCGCGCCGCGCGTCATCAACCGCGTGCTCGACGTCGCCAAGGATCTCTATCTGGGCAAACCGGGCGACGACACCACCGTCTCCATCGCGCACATTCTGCCCAAACAGCAGGTGAGCCTATTTTCGGGGCCGCCGAAGAACCCGGAGGACGACGCGCGCATCGTCAAGGATTATATCGAAACAAGCGGGCTGCATATCGTCAGCGGCGGCACAAGCTCCGAGATACTCTCGCGCGAGCTGAAGCGTCCGCTGCATGTAAATATCGACTATACGGACAGCGACATCCCTCCTATGGCGTCGATCGAGGGCATCGACCTCGTGACGGAGGGGGTAATGACGCTCAAGCACGCCATCGCGATGATCGAAGAGTACATAGACCGCCCTGCGGTCCCGAGGATGATCTCCGAACTCGACGACCAGCACGGCGCGGCAAAGCTCGCGAAGATCCTCATCGAACGCTGCACTCACCTGAAGCTCTTCATCAGCAAGGCGGTGAACCCGGCGCACCAGAACCCAGACTTCCCCACCGAGCTACGCGTGAAGTCGCGCCTGATGGACGATCTCGCGGCGGTGATGACAAGGCTCGGGCGGCACGTGGAGAAAAATTATTATTAAATCTTCCCGTCCGCGGTTAAATTTTAAGGCTTCGTCCCGGGACGAAGCCTTTTTTGTATATAATAGGAGCGCAGATTCTTTAAAATCCAGAGGTAGCCAGGTTCATGAGAGAAATTTTTTCGTTTTTGGCGGAATATATCGATAAAAACAAGATAACCCTCGCCGCGATAACCGGCGGCGGCGGGAAAACTTCGCTGCTCTACGGACTGGGGCGCGAGCTCGCTGCCTCGCGGCGGGCGCTGCTCACGACGACGACGAAGATATTCCGCCCCACCCCCGGGGAGTGCCGCGACCTCTTCGTAGGACCGGCAAGGCTCTGTCTCTCTTTCCTTGAGGCGATGCCGCACGCTTCGCTGCTCACGGCGGCCTCCGGCGAAAGCGGCGGCAAGCTGCTGGGCTATACCCCCGAGGAGATCGAGCGGCTGGCGGACTGCGGCGCGGCGGTGATCGCGGAATGTGACGGCTCGCGCGGACGCCCGCTGAAATTTTACGAGGCCTGGGAGCCGCCGGTGCCGCAGGGCTGCGGCTGTCTCTTCGCCGTCGCGGGAGCCGGCGCGCTCGGCGAAAGGGCGGACAAGGAGCGGATATTCCGCGCCGGCAAGTTCCGCGCCCTGCACAACATCGCTGAGGGGGCAAAGATCACCGCCGCCAATTACCTGAGCTATCTGAGCCACGCGGAGGGGCCGCTGAAAAACGCCCCCCGCGGCGCGAAGAAGATCCTGCTGCTCAATCAATGGGAAACCTGCGGCGAGGACTCCCAGG
The sequence above is a segment of the Cloacibacillus sp. genome. Coding sequences within it:
- the yqeC gene encoding selenium cofactor biosynthesis protein YqeC; its protein translation is MREIFSFLAEYIDKNKITLAAITGGGGKTSLLYGLGRELAASRRALLTTTTKIFRPTPGECRDLFVGPARLCLSFLEAMPHASLLTAASGESGGKLLGYTPEEIERLADCGAAVIAECDGSRGRPLKFYEAWEPPVPQGCGCLFAVAGAGALGERADKERIFRAGKFRALHNIAEGAKITAANYLSYLSHAEGPLKNAPRGAKKILLLNQWETCGEDSQAALAGIIPALLESYDAAACVSMRRNILYDYRER
- a CDS encoding SpoIIE family protein phosphatase yields the protein MDSICIDACYNSLIKKNEELCGDRVQVINSPESMLLVLSDGLGSGVKANILSTLTSKIISTMISRGASIEDTVDTIAHTLPVCKVRGIAYSTFMILNIQRDGKGYLAEYDNPPCMLIRGGHHIPFEYEEKTIGGKLVRESRFTAQEGDYFVIVSDGVTQAGMGETLSFGWGCDEVADFLCGPCGERLSAPRVINRVLDVAKDLYLGKPGDDTTVSIAHILPKQQVSLFSGPPKNPEDDARIVKDYIETSGLHIVSGGTSSEILSRELKRPLHVNIDYTDSDIPPMASIEGIDLVTEGVMTLKHAIAMIEEYIDRPAVPRMISELDDQHGAAKLAKILIERCTHLKLFISKAVNPAHQNPDFPTELRVKSRLMDDLAAVMTRLGRHVEKNYY